tgctgcactgttcctgCTGTCAGAGTCGACTGTTGCGCGgaggtagccattgctccgctggctcaccggacagtccggtgaattatagcggagcgcacctgtgttttcccgagagtggttggttgacccttgtacggtcctggtgcaccggacactgtctggtgcgccagaccacagcacactcaagtcccttttgctccttttgaattgggtccctaacttgaatatttattggtttgtgttgaacttttatgcacatgtaatacatgaattcttggcaaactagttagtccatgtgttcgtgttgacgatcaaccaccaaaattaattatagaaaaatattaaccctatttctctttcagttccccagcggagtcaccaaaaagtgtgttggcgccgatccggACGCTAATCACTAGGGGTGTATCGTCTAGTGGTGCCCtctgtggcgcggacggtccgtggctctgggccggacggtccgcgacctaggtGCAGGAGCGGCGCCTTCCCTGCGTCGCACCGGACGATCCGCGCACAGGGTCGGGCGGTTCACgatggcgcagggtcgtcttcctccttgctggaatctagatcttgCCCCTGGAGAGAGATCTTAGGGCACTCTGGGTCGACAGGCCACCCGGGACGTCCCCAAACGACATGGAGTCACCTATAAATTAAGAGACAACCGAGATATAGTATTATGAAtgaacaactagatcttgcccccgggaggggtaagatcctagggtcgtcttggggtcggcagaccatcaagacggatctagacgacgtagagtcgaataggggtggatGTGAATATGCGAAAGGCTACAACTATAACTAcggtacatctactcctagggcagaaaAAGTAAATATAGTGGATAGATTCGATGGAAATGTATTCGGTGGTTCTCAATCGGtcatacccctttatatttataggagaGGATGTCTGGACCTGTTCTAGGAGATAGCCAACAACTCACACGTGATTAAATGGATAACCACACACGAGATAAGAATAATCACCTGAGTTGATCTGATCgggaggtcgcggaccgtccgggccctagggcCGAACCATCCGCCACTTTTGGTGTTCAACAGCATTGACTCTAATCTAACTCAACATATGTGGATTGGGTCAATATTAGATTATCCAAATTAGAACTCAGTGACAAATGGACAAAAGCAGCAGGCTGTCTGTGAAAGGTGCAAGAACACAGCCAGCCTTTTATTTCCATTCCATTCAGTTCAATTCTATGGAGCTAGCCAGGCAGGATGCTACGTATAGAACACGACCCAGCGGCAAAGACAAGACAAGAGGAGATTTGCTCTATATGCACCCCATGTTGTTAGATGATGTCACGTTGTTGATGTAAGGACTCCTCGTCCATCGGTTCCACACAGTTCGCTGCGATTTTAATTCACCCGCTTTTGCTTTTTCTGCAGTCAAAACGGCTTTAATCCAGCATCCTAACAGCCTCAGGATTGTTGAAAAAAAACTAGGTCTTCCACTCTTCCTCCACTAGTCTACTCGGCAGATTTCACTGACTCTCACCGGCGGTCTTTGTGCCTCCACCGGCCGCCGCCATGCCGTACCTCGTCCGCGAGCGGCTCTACTTCGGCGGCATCAAAGACGCCATTGCCGCCCTCACGGAGTCTTCCTCCACGCCGGACTTCACCCACGTCCTCTCCGTGGTCAGCTCCGCCTCCATCTCCTTCATCACCGATTGCCGCCCGGGCCTCGAGATCCCCACCGAGGAGGTCCTCCGCGTAGTCGCCGGCGAGGAGGGCGCGGCACCGACTGCCGCGGTTCCCCCGGGGACGCTGATGCGGGTGGTGGAGCGCGCCGGGCACGGGCTGCGGGTCACGCGCATGGCCGTGCCGCTGCGGGACACCGAGGAGGCGGACCTGCTCGACCGCCTCGAGCCCTGCCTTGAGTTCATCGATGAGGGCAGGAAGGTCGGGAATGTCCTCGTCCATTGCTTTGCTGGGGTGTCGAGGAGGTAGGACATCTGGATCGTTGCCATTTTCGATTTCGTTTTGTGGGTACATTTAGGATCTCTACTTCGGAGCAGTCATGTTTAACAATGGCATTAGGTTCGGCACGGTAGTAATAACATAGCAGCACGAATGCGATTTGGAGATATGAACTTTGACCAAACCAATTGGTCTTGCGATAAGAACTGAATGCTTGTGAGTTGTGACACAAACCACTTGGAGTAGGCCGATGCCTGTTTGACAATTGCGAATTGGAAAACAATGTAGCGTTTCTATTTAGTAAATTGGTTAGCACAAGACTGTTCACGTGTAATACTGTCAACTCCCTTTTGCATCTTTGTATATTTATTCATGGTTGATTTCAAATTTACTGCAGCGCTTCCATCATTGTTGCTTATCTTATGAGAGCAGAACAGAAATCTCTTGAAGGTCTGAACTCTCTTTTCCTGGAAAGAGCACATGTATCTTTTCATCTATAATTGAATTTTACTCATGTTGCTTTTTTTCAGAAGCATTAGAAGCTCTGAAGGAGATTTCTGAGTCGGCGTGCCCAAACGATGGTTTTCTTGACCAGGTGAGATTTGCTCATGATCTGCTGGCAGCATATGAACTATGTAGTGTTTATTGCTTAGCTGAATATTCTGTGCCCTGCAGCTGAAATTATTTGAAGAAATGGGCTTCAAAGTTGATACTTCAAGTCCTTTGTACAAGAGATTCCGCTTGAAATTATTAGGTTAGTCCTGATCCATTTTGGTTAAAGTGGTGTTTACGAGTTGTTGTCACATAAGTTTGAGTTAATAGGCCTTCTACAGTTTTGATGGGGTTTTCTCTATGTTTTATTTGTTTGGTCTCTCCTTGACTACTCTCACTGAAAACAGTGTCAGTTAGTTGCCCATGTGTGGTTTAGGTAGACCAATAGACCAGATGCATGCTTTCAAAAGGAAACTTGCTGACACTGAGAATCATTAAGGGGCTGTTTGGTTTCGAGCGCTAGCCAAGTTTGGCCACCAGGCAGCGTTCCCAGGCGTTCGATTTTGAGCGCCTGGGGCTGGGATCCGTTGCCTGGTAGGCAACTGCCTGGGAGGGCACAAACCAAACGAGCCCTAAATATCTTCCTCATGTATTGCGTCAAGCTCTACCCACGACGGGCAACCGCGTGTCTGGGCCGCTTGTTTTTCCCAGAGCTATGCTTACCTCCCTGACGATCGAGACCTTGTTGTCTCCCTCCCATCCCTTGGCTCTCTCCTCGTACATTGTGCCTTCGccacctcctccctcccccaCTGATTGGATGGTCGACTCCGATGCCTCCTTCCACACCACCTCTACCACTAGCTCGTTATCTCACTCCCATCCTCCACATCCCTCACATCCTCCCTCTATCGTGGTGGGGAATGGTTCCGCCCTCctggtcacctcagtaggtgcatcGGTTCTTCTGAGACCCTTCTACCTTAACGACATTCTTGTTGCTCCCAATCTGACTCATCACCTTCTCTCGGTTCGTCGGTTCACTAGCGACAACCACTGCTTTATGGAGTTCGATCCCTGGGGGCTCACCATACACCACCTTCCCACTCGTGTCGTGCTCGCTCGCTGTGACAGCTTTGGCCCCCTCTACTCTATTCACTTGCCCTCTACTACCCCCACCGGTGTAGCCTCCCCCCATGCTCTTACTGCCACCACAACCTCCACCATCTGgcatcgtcgcctcggtcaccctGGATTTGACGTGATGTCTCAACTCTTCAGCCGCTCTGACATCTCTTGTAGTCGGGGTTCCTTTGGGCATCTTTGCCATGCCTGCCAGCTCGACCGTCACTCTCGTCTTCCTTTTTTCACTTCCACGTCCAGGGCTGCTCAAGTCTTTGATCTTGTTCATTGTGATCTCTAGACCTCTCCTGTCCTTAGCCTTTCTGGTtacaaatactacctggtcattctTGATGACTTCTCTCACTTTCTTTGGACTTTTCCTTTGCGCCTAAAGTCTGATACCTTCTCCACCCTTACCTACTTCTTCGCCTAGGTCTCCACCCAGTTCCATTGCCCGGTTCGTGCGCTTCAGTGTGATAATGGCTGAGAGTTTGACAACACCGCCTCTCACTCCTTCCTCACTCACGACgttcagttgcgtctctcgtgcccctacacctctcCCCAGAACGGCCGGGCCGAACACAtcattcgcaccaccaccaacatgatcaGCTACCTCCTctttcaggcgtctctccctgccagctactgggtaGAGGCCCTGAACAATGCTACACATCTCCTCAACCGCCTTCCCTTGAAGGCGGTGAGCCATCCCACTCTCCACTTTGCTCTATATGGCGCAACCCCCTCCTacgaccaccttcgcgtgtttGGCTGTGCCTGCTATCCCAACACTTCCGCTATCGCTCTCCATAAGCTAGCACCCTGCTTCACTCGCTGCCTCTTCCTCGGTTACTCCCCTGACCATAAGGGGTATCGCTGTCTTGACCTCGTCTCCCACCGCATACTCATCTTTCATGACGTTGttttcgacgaagatgtgtttcctcttgctggctcctccccacccaccgatctcgacCCTCTCCTTGAGTCCAATTCGGTTCCTCCTCCACCCCGGTCGCTCCCGACCGCCCTTCCCTGGGCTCAGACGCCACCGCTCGTGCCTCTACTCGCACCGCATGCGGCCGAGACACCTTGTCTTGTGTCGTTACCCGTGCCATGCGTGACTCCGCCGCCTCTGCTCGCGCCTCTACCCGTGCCACACGTGGCTTCGATGCCTCCGCACGCGTCTCCCAGCGACATGTGCGGCCCTGTCGACCCCACCagtgccacgcgcggccccgtcgacgagCGCAGCCCACTTCGCCGaccccgccctcgtctaccaCCGCCGCGGGCGGGCCTCGGCTCCCGCTGAACCGGCCCCGTCGACGAGCGCAACTCGCTTCATCGACCCCAGCCTCGTCAACCACCACCGCGAGCGAGCCACTCCCTCGGCTCCTGATGACCCGTCAACCCGCACCGAGCCTCCCGTGTACCACCCGGTTGCCATCTACCGTGACCTCGGGCACGTCCATCCGATGGTGACTCGCCGCGCAGCCGATGTTCTTCGCTCCATCAACCGGCTGATCCTGACAGCTGACACTCCTCCAGACGCCTCCCCGGTCCCCTCCTCCGTTCGCGCTGCCCTCGTCGACCCCCActggcgtcgtgctatggaggagtACACGACCctgctggccaaccacacctgggatctGGTCCACCAGTCACCAATGTGGTCACTGACAAGTGCATTTTTCGCCATAAGCTGACCTCGGAtgcctccctcgaccgctacaaggctcgttgggtccttcggggctttacCCAGCGACTCGGAGTTGACTACggcgagaccttcagccccgtcgtcaagttcgccaccgttTGGGCCGTTCTCACCTTTGCCCTCTCTGTACAGTCGCTTCATGAGTCTGATACAGTCGCTTTGCTtcctacttggcctccatcggcttcgtcgaggccaagtcggacacgtccctgttcatctatcGGCGCGGCGACGAGCCCTAAATTGCGGACCTTCTACAACGCACGATCGACGCCCTTCAGCGAGAGTTCACGATGAAGGACCTAGGGCCTcttcaccacttcctcggcattacTACCGAGcgtcggcctcagggtctcttcctccaccagcgccagtatgCCCTCGACATCTTGGAGCGGCCTCAGTTCAAGCAGCAATACCTGGAGGTTCAGCTCGCGGACGAGCTGTTCTTGGAGGGAGGGGAAGATGTTATAACTGGAATAGTATACATGCACATGGATAAGGAGGATTAGTTAGGAAATATCTCTAGCAGAGAAGGATATCCTTTGGATAAGAGTTAGTTAGAGAGATCTCCTATTTCCTAGTAGGTATTCATTAAATAAGAGATAGTTCGATGGATCTCCTATTTTCTAGGAGATCAACCAACTGTAATGGGATATATAAGCTTAACTCATATCAATAAAGATTTTAGGCAAGAAGCAACTCAGGTTTTGCTTCGGGCCATCCAGATCCTCCCAAACCCTCTCCTTCCATGCCACAACGGCGCTGCCCAAAGCCCAGGCTCCACGCCGAGCCCCTAGGCCCTAGGCAACACTCCTACCAACTGCGCAGCGCTGGTTCTACCATCAGTGTTCTTCAGTTTGCTCTCACACCATTCATCACTAACAAAGAGAGCTTTTAGCCCCTATCTTTGTTTCCACATACTAGCTAATATTAGGAAAGCTGTTGCAAACCGAGTAGTTGTATGCCTCACAAGATCTCTACCATTTGTCTTGGTCCTCATCAAGTCATGAATCCTTCCATGTCCATAGATATATCCGGTTATCTTCTTTGCTTTAGCAATGCAGCCACTAAACTCTTTTATCTTCCCAATATCCTCCAGCATGAGATCCAAGCAGTGGACAACAGAAGGCGTCCAAAATAAGGTAGGAAATCTGTCCATTAGCATCCTACCTACTAGGGTTGAGATGGCTAGGGGCTCACATTTTTATACTTAGGCCTAAGTCGCCCGATTGAACTGCTACGACTAGTCGATGAGTCGAGCGACTAGCAGAGAAAGTCGAGTCGCTCAGATTGACTATCACCTCTGCACCGTCTTCTCGACTAGTCGTCGACTAGTTGCCCGACTTTAAAACCTTGAGCACGGAAGTACCTTTTAATCTCGATTTTTATAAATTTTCAACAAACATGTATATGTATTCTGTAACCTAGCATGTATTTTCTCTTGCAGGCCAATCCTACATATCTGGGGAGAAAATAAGCAGCTATATGTTTGAAGATGACCCTGGCCTTTCTCTAGAGTCTGGCTCTTGTCAAGATTCTTCAAAGGTTGAGCAACGTAAAACAGCTTACCGCTGCAGGAAATGCAGGAGAGTTATTGCTGTAGAGGGCAATGTTATAAGTCATGTTCCTGGTGAGGGTGAATCTTGCTTTGATTGGAACCGAAGAAAGAGTGGTCATCCATACAACAACAAAGAACATGGTTGCTCATCTTTGTTTGTCGAACCTCTGAAATGGATGACTCCAGGTAGGCTTGATGTTATTACCTTCCTCTTGGAGTATGAATCTGTATGGCTGATGAAATTTTTATTTGTGTTGTGCAAAGAAAAAAAAAGCCATGTAAGTCCTGCGCATATGGTTGGTTCCTATTGAACCCATATACGGAGTATGATGCTTAGGTCACCTTATTACTGAAACCTGAATAAGTGAATATACTTGATGTTTGAGCAATTGCACACCCTGTTTGGTCTTAGTAGCACGGTTTTATTGCCCCATCCTTCGTTAACTAAAACTTACATGGTTTCACCTGCGCCTTTGTTCACCTAGCAGTAGAAGACGGCGCTTTGGAGGGAAAGCTATCATGCATCCACTGTGGAGCTCGGTTGGGATACTTCAACTGGTCAGGAATACAGTGCAACTGTGGTAGCTGGGTTACTCCTGCCTTCCAAATTGTTAAGAGCAAAGTTGATATCAGCACCATCTAGACCTGTGAGCAAACGACTGGCAAGTTTGAGGGACGAGGAGCGCGACAGCAGTGACGCCTGACGGTTTAATGTTTTGTGTACCATATGAACGCTACGTATACAGGTGAAGCAATAGCGTATTTTATGTTTTTCCATTGCCGATCAGAAGCTGTGTGTGACAAATACCGTATAAAATTTCGCATTTGCTGATGTAACAAGTAGCCGTGATGTCGGCCATCTGTTTAGCTGGAACGGGAGCGAATGCAGATTGTGCAGAGAAATGAACACGGTTGTGTTTCTATTCTTTCTGTGGATTCAAATGTGCGCCCAATATGAATACTCGTTCGTTTCTTTTTTTCAACGGTGCACATGCATCTTAAGGTTCAAACTTGTAATATGCAATCACCTAGTCTAACAGTTCTTCAAATTTCCTTGCTACATTTAGGAGCTGTTTGGTTCGTGTTTTTATGCCCCGTGGTGGTTCACGTCGATACCCAATCCCTTTTCGGTGTTTGGTTGGATGACTCCGTAATAAATCACGGCGCGTGCAGTTACGACCCTATGGGATCGAGGCGTAAGACCACTACCCCTCCTCTAGTGCTGTTACGTGATCCCAAGGTGAGTACACATGTTTACCAAATGGATGGCGCTAATGCATGCAACATAACAAATACCAGCGGGAGCTGATTGCATCATCGTTGGCGCTCCCTTGAATGAAACAAACACCACCTTAGTTTGTTGGATTCatttatctctactaactattaagaagcTAATGTAGACCAAAAAGTGCCCCCCGCCTCCCCTTATGCAGGCATGCATGCAGCTGCCCTCCCACTCACCTCGCCTCTCGTTATGGCGTCCTGCATGCAGGCATACAGCTGCCCTCCCACTCACGCTACATGCAAGCCGTACTGTCATCCTTCATAACGCACGGGCACGACTGTAGACTAGGTACGTAGATGTTGGTATTGACGTAGCCGACGGCTGTGAGAACGTGCACGACATCAACTTGTCTGATACGGGAGCATCGGCAGCAGCCAGCCCCAGCCCCTAGGTCCTCCTACTCCTGGCTTCCCGGGCGAGAAATTTATTTGTCCATTTGTCCATATCTAGCTGGATCTTCGTGGCTCCCTCCACTCACGCTGCATGCAAGCATCGAAGCCGACTTACCCAACAACTGCTATCGGCCACTATGCACTAAGGAACGCTATGCCTAATGACGTGTGAACCCAGCCACATCCTCGGACCATGCGTCATAAGGCCATACAACCCGTCTCTTCTCCATGGTGTGTGAGCAAACTGGCCCGCGTCACGCGCGCGTTCTAGAAGGACCTGCAACGCACCAAGCGCTTCACTAACAAATGGACACCGTGATGTCGTGCCCCCGCATAACGCTTGCCCCCGTTCCCCTGCTCCGTCGTCCTCGTCTGACGCCCCCATCCCCTCGGGACGTTGGTTGGCAAGAGGGCCGGTGAGGCGACTCGCTCCGCTGTTCGGTTTGGGAGAGATCTGGACCTGATCGGATCAGTCAGTGCCACCGATCCCTGATCGAGTGGCGTAAATATTCTACCGTCACATCTGATCTACCGACTCCTTCCGACAAATTCTGACCACCCGTCGTCGACTCTCGTCTTGCGGTCTTCACACTTTTGTGTCTATTTGCTTGTTCGGCTTGAATACGTGCTTCAGCTTGTGCAACACAAGACATGCTAGAAGTTTAACTATTTATTGCTGACATTAATATTTATGAAACAGGGATTGTGTGGAGCTCATTTGATTTAATGATGCGATTCTAGGAATCCCTTCCTTCAAACATTATCGCACATATTTTTGCATATATACTCCTAGAAAATGGAATTTTAGAGACCCTCAAGTCCAAGTCCTTGTCGAGGCAAATTTTTGCACGTGTTCTTAAACTAAAACCTTGGTTAAGTTTTTAATAGATATACCTAGTTTCTTAGGCATACTTCTCTTTGTGCACAATATATAGGAAATGATGACTAACTATCAATTACCGTCAAATTTACTCAATTATTTCCACAACACTTTTACAACATGCTGCTTATAACTAGCAGATATGAATGCTCATATGTGAAAAATAAGGATATGAAACTTATACCAAATGTCGTGTTAGCCACTCACAGGAGTACATTATTTATCTCCCAAGTTGCTTGAGCTATTTTAACCTACTTATTAATACATGTAGGTATGCTATGCTAGCTTTGATGAATGTTCAATTCGGAAGGATGAGTTGAACCATGTGCATTTAGTTCTTTCTCGTCCTTCCAAATTGGGTTCTTGTTGTGTTCAGTGAATGATTAATCAAGTTTTCCCAATTAAATCTTCGACTCTAAATAGATACCAGAGCATTCAGTCTATACTTAGAGTATAATATTAGTGTTAAGATGATATTTTGTTATATGGATTTTTCATATCATAGTGACGGTTGTCGTTCTATATCTATGTTTTATATGGATTTTTAACTCTCGTGGCAACACACGGGCACATATCTAGTCATTCTAAAATGTAGTTTATTTATTATTATGACCATGATTATTTTCCACAAGAAAAATTTAAAACCGGCCGATCTGCCAGGGCATTTTGGAAGCACAATGTGCACACATATTATAGTGTACTCTAGATTTGAAAGTAAATTTTTCTTACGACATGTTTAGGAGAAGGGGACTCAAGGCCGAAAATCTCCTTGCTATTCCCTTTGGTTTCGCTGGTTCTCAAATGTTAGAGCCTGGTTGGTTCTCTTAGGAGGCTAAAGCATAAGAGCTAAATTTTAGTTAGCCCACTCTATTTGATCCAACTAAAATCAAAGTGGGGCTTTGTCTTATGTAATTTTTGCGAAAACCTTCTCCAAATAAATCAAAATCTCATTAAATGCATGGTTACCTTTTTTCCCTTCTCTACCGCCGATGGTGGATAGGATGTGCAGCCAGCCCAACGGCGACGAAGGAAACGGCTGCGGCGCTCCTTGCTGTCGGCGTCGAGCGCCGCCGCAGCACCGCAGCGCCCCCTTTCTCTCCCTTCCCTCCAGGGGCGGAGGGCCCATTATGGCCTATTATGGCCCAAGCCATACAAAAAAAAGATCCGGCCCAGCTTCTAAACCCTAATCAGTCAGCCGGTCGAGCGCTTGAGCCGTCCGCCGTCCCGCACGTCCGCCGCCGAGCGCCGAGGCCCGAGGGCACGACCGCACGAGCAGCCAACGGTCCCAGCACCGCGGCACCGTCCGCGCCTCTGGGCTCTGGCGATTGTCCGCCGTCCGCTCGGCCCGAGGCCCCGAGCCGCGCCGGCGCGCCGCGGCTACGGTTCTCCGGCCATCGTCCGCGGTCCGCCCGTCCGGCGAGCGCCCGAGGGCCCGAGCAGCGGAGCAGGCGAGCAGCTCCGCGCCTCCGGCCTCCGCCCGCCGTCCGCACGGGCTCGGACCGAGCCTCTCCGCCGACTCCGCGCCTCCGCTGCTCACTGCTCAGGCGCTCCGCCCGCCGTCCGCTCGGGCTTGGAGCCTCGGACCGAGCCGCTCCGCGACTCCGGCGCGCCGTCCGCCGTTCGCCCGATGGCCCGAGAAGGCGAGCAGGAGCAGCTCCGCGCCTCAACCCGTCGTCCGCTCGGCCCGAGCACGCGTCGTTGCCCCTGTGCCTCCGTTCGCCGATCGAGCCACTGTCTGCCTGTCCATGTCCCTCCGTCTGTCGAGCTGTTGTGCCTTCCGGTTTCGCCATCCGCCGAGCAGGTCCGTCCGCCGAGCAGATCCGTCCGCGAGCGCGACACGCCGACCGCCGAGCTTCCGCCGTCCGCCGAGCCATACCTAAATTTTTTCCGTCCTCCGCCACTGCTTCCCTCTAGTTTCTCTGCATCTCCTCGGTGCCTATGCTGCACGCATCGCTGAGATCTTCGTGCTCGATGGCTGGTCAGGCTAGATGCAGGGGAAGGTGGTGTCGGACGAGTACGACGAGCGGCTCTAATGCCTCTACGACACTGACACCTCCATTGTGTACAACATCTCTGCTTTCTTCGTGCTCTAGCTCCAGTAGGTAATTGTCACCGCCACATTCTTTCCTTCTTAAGGTATGGTCAAAAAAACAAACAGACACCATTCCTTATTAACAATTGCAAGTTTATTATGAAACTACTTGATCTAATCGAGGAATTGCATTTCTTGACAGTCCTCCGCTCCCTCTGTCGTGAGAAGCTCTTACTTCAGATCAGAGCTCGTGCTGCCTACTGGAAACAACGTGGGATATTCAAGGTGGTTAAGGAAGCTGATGAAAACACAAGATTCCATCATGCACGAGCTTCACAAAGGCTGCCTCAAAATCAAATAAGGGCTCTTGAGCTGGATGGTGTTCGCTACACAAGTCATGCAATAGCAATAGCAGCAACTAAtatattggttctataactaatatattatatttgcaacagtcttggtttccacagcaggcacaacaacaaccatttgttttccctcagtttcagccgccgatgcctcagtggggattacatgctccgccacctccacctccacctcaggtgctttaatttagttaagacttgtcgtttgtatcaacctaatttcaaatctttactaaacttgattttgtagggatccggggtcatgggccacaacacgccaccaccgatCACACCAGCACCAGGaagagcttatgcaggggagggagctactccaggagaggttagtttgagaaacaatttgtttgaatagtggtCATACATTTAACCAATGtcgttattaatgtcttcttttttctttagaatccaaacccgttacacgacttcatcaacgagtttttcgcttctggaggtagtggacacaactccaacgaccccgaTATGTGATGGAGTTAGCTTTGTGACGCATTGTGCGTTGtaatggactatttgtggactttatgtttttatggactatttgtggactttatgtttgtatggactatttgtggactttatgtttTTATGGACTCCAATTTTATGTTGTGGACTATTTGTGTATTGTGGATATTTTATTGTGGATATTgtatgaattttctgttattttttgcatttttcaaaaaaaaattgcTCTGAAAttgttaattttcggcggcctcctggccgccgaaaatagtaaATAGTAAATACTATTTTCGGCAGCTGTCAAAGGACCGTCGAAAATAAGAACTAATTTTCGGCGACTGGCtggtggccgccgaaaataggttattttcggcggctggaccctggccgccgaaaatatggCCTTATTTTGGGCTATTTTTTTCTGGCGGCCAGAAACCACCGAAAATAAGCCTAAGGccaccgaaaatagcttattttcagcGGCAATggccttattttcggcggtttcTAGCCGCAGAAAATGACTGTAGCTCTTATAGTGCAAGTAAAGCAATGGTATTGGACAGTCATTTCACTGCCCTCCTCAGTGCAGCGGTGG
This portion of the Zea mays cultivar B73 chromosome 2, Zm-B73-REFERENCE-NAM-5.0, whole genome shotgun sequence genome encodes:
- the LOC100191164 gene encoding uncharacterized protein isoform X1, which produces MPYLVRERLYFGGIKDAIAALTESSSTPDFTHVLSVVSSASISFITDCRPGLEIPTEEVLRVVAGEEGAAPTAAVPPGTLMRVVERAGHGLRVTRMAVPLRDTEEADLLDRLEPCLEFIDEGRKVGNVLVHCFAGVSRSASIIVAYLMRAEQKSLEEALEALKEISESACPNDGFLDQLKLFEEMGFKVDTSSPLYKRFRLKLLGQSYISGEKISSYMFEDDPGLSLESGSCQDSSKVEQRKTAYRCRKCRRVIAVEGNVISHVPGEGESCFDWNRRKSGHPYNNKEHGCSSLFVEPLKWMTPAVEDGALEGKLSCIHCGARLGYFNWSGIQCNCGSWVTPAFQIVKSKVDISTI
- the LOC100191164 gene encoding uncharacterized protein LOC100191164, with amino-acid sequence MPYLVRERLYFGGIKDAIAALTESSSTPDFTHVLSVVSSASISFITDCRPGLEIPTEEVLRVVAGEEGAAPTAAVPPGTLMRVVERAGHGLRVTRMAVPLRDTEEADLLDRLEPCLEFIDEGRKVGNVLVHCFAGVSRSASIIVAYLMRAEQKSLEEALEALKEISESACPNDGFLDQLKLFEEMGFKVDTSSPLYKRFRLKLLGQSYISGEKISSYMFEDDPGLSLESGSCQDSSKVEQRKTAYRCRKCRRVIAVEGNVISHVPGEGESCFDWNRRKSGHPYNNKEHGCSSLFVEPLKWMTPVEDGALEGKLSCIHCGARLGYFNWSGIQCNCGSWVTPAFQIVKSKVDISTI